In a genomic window of Wyeomyia smithii strain HCP4-BCI-WySm-NY-G18 chromosome 1, ASM2978416v1, whole genome shotgun sequence:
- the LOC129733923 gene encoding transmembrane protein 181 yields MAAKPPQDTSGLGYSYVTPGGMFLRVKNTLSQFSDLFSEFNKYIAPAYHHDRCERSVHMRLYSMNKREFVVVFLAFFACFGLGIFIGLAGPPITSTTMVTGSSLMPNTTGSGSGADYLANGPFVMRTPLMTTYSQQLWLIANIETDNNDDEIFDKSFHVSVGIDGLTVDHKPTTVLRAEHGKNRTRHLSCSRNTCNEFIVLHLGFLDYAHYIITVRFYGLESFHHRYNINSVQFYFKTYNPAFTQIEIWFRFIFLLFTFIVTCWFAHTLRKYPIYDWSIEQRWMSILLPLLLLYNNPIFPLIFLMNSWLPGMIDAILQATFLCGLLLFWLCIYHGLRQNERKILTFYVPKLIVILPLWLCAIVLATWEKCNEMKDPTYSHFVDTENYSGFKTFFYISGAMYLLYLLLLILRAYSELRSMPYFDMRLKFLTLLMLFVLLITLAVTMCRFGFGILEDNFVAQLNTTYKSSAQFMGFYGLLNFYLYTMAYVYSPNGKPLHEATITKDNPAFSMINDSDEEVVYGSDEESRRPLNSSCGKGNDYDSD; encoded by the exons ATGGCCGCCAAACCTCCGCAAGATACCTCCGGGTTGGGCTACTCGTACGTTACACCCGGTGGAATGTTTCTGCGAGTAAAAAATACGCTTTCACAGTTCAGTGATCTGTTCAGTGAATTTAACAAGTATATTGCCCCAGCCTATCATCACGACCGCTGCGAACGTTCCGTCCATATGCGACTGTATTCGATGAACAAGCGGGAGTTTGTGGTTGTGTTTCTGGCGTTTTTCGCCTGCTTCGGGTTGGGAATTTTCATCGGATTGGCAGGTCCACCTATCACAAGCACCACAATGGTAACAGGGAGCTCCCTGATGCCAAACACGACCGGTTCCGGTAGCGGTGCGGATTATTTGGCCAATGGACCGTTTGTGATGCGAACTCCACTAATGACGACGTACTCGCAACAACTATGGTTAATTGCGAACATTGAGACGGATAATAACGACGATGAAATTTTCGACAAAAGCTTTCACGTTAGTGTTGGCATCGATGGCTTAACCGTAGACCATAAACCGACAACCGTTCTAAGAGCAGAGCATGGAAAAAACCGAACGCGACATCTCAGCTGTTCACGGAATACCTGCAATGAGTTCATCGTGTTGCATTTAGGGTTTCTGGATTACGCGCACTACATCATTACGGTGCGATTCTATGGCTTAGAGAGCTTCCATCATCGCTACAACATCAACAGTGTGCAAttctattttaaaacttacAATCCGGCCTTTACACAGATTGAGATTTGGTTTCGATTTATCTTTCTATTGTTTACTTTTATCGTGACCTGTTGGTTTGCACATACCTTGCGCAAATATCCCATCTACGATTGGTCAATCGAGCAACGCTGGATGTCAATCCTGTTGCCATTACTGCTGCTCTATAATA ACCCCATCTTTCCGTTGATTTTTCTGATGAACAGTTGGCTCCCAGGAATGATTGACGCCATCCTGCAGGCGACGTTTCTCTGCGGGCTGCTTCTGTTTTGGCTATGCATCTATCACGGGCTGCGACAGAACGAGAGGAAAATATTGACCTTCTATGTGCCGAAGCTAATCGTCATACTACCACTGTGGTTGTGCGCTATCGTACTCGCGACCTGGGAGAAGTGCAACGAGATGAAAGATCCTACATACAGTCACTTCGTGGACACTGAAAACTATAGC GgattcaaaacattcttctacATCTCCGGAGCCATGTACCTGCTTTATTTGCTGTTGTTGATTTTGCGAGCGTACAGTGAATTACGATCCATGCCTTATTTCG atATGCGATTGAAATTCCTTACCTTGCTGATGTTGTTTGTGCTGCTGATTACGTTGGCCGTCACTATGTGTCGTTTCGGTTTCGGCATCCTGGAGGATAACTTTGTCGCACAGCTGAACACTACATACAAGAGCTCCGCCCAGTTTATGGGTTTCTATGGGTTACTGAATTTCTATCTGTACACGATGGCATACGTGTACTCGCCGAATGGTAAACCTTTGCATG AAGCTACCATTACAAAGGATAACCCAGCGTTTTCGATGATTAATGATTCGGACGAGGAAGTGGTGTACGGGTCGGACGAAGAAAGTCGACGACCGTTAAATTCTTCATGTGGCAAAGGGAATGATTACGATAGTGACTAG